The following coding sequences are from one Nitrospirota bacterium window:
- a CDS encoding alpha-1,4-glucan--maltose-1-phosphate maltosyltransferase, which translates to MGITREDGRKVIPHGRRRVVIEAVKPEIDGGLSAIKRVVGERVEVEADIFSDGHDVVRASLLWRTAGESQWHEVPLTYVINDRWRGSFTVKELARHYYSIQAWVDHTGTWFEDIRKKQRAGQDIRVDLLAGARLLEEAAGRASGEDARTLGEHARFLRDHTDPERAVATALSEEARALAEKYPDKRWASLYDKELPVEVDRRKALVSAWYEFFPRSCPDTGHARFEDCEALLPEIARMGFDIIYLPPVHPIGKSKRKGKNNVPLAQSGDPGSPWAIGSEEGGHKDINPALGTLDDFRRFVEKTRQYGLEVAMDLAFQCSPDHPYVREHPEWFTWRPDGSVQHAENPPKKYEDIIPLNFESENWEALWEELRSVLLHWVGQGIRIFRVDNPHTKPFGFWRWLIEDVKKRYPETIFLSEAFTRPKVMYLLAKIGFTQSYTYFTWRNTRGEIVQYLTDLTRTEVREFLRPNFWTNTPDILPEILQYGGRSAFLMRLVLAATLSSSYGVYGPPFELTVSEAMPGKEEYLDSEKYMVKKWDWDAPGNIKDFIAQINRIRRDNPALQSTHNVSFHETDNEKLIFYMKVDEEMTNILLIVVNLDPYNAQSGRIRVPATELELRPENPYLVHDLISDEKYIWYGEWNFVRLDPRRSPAHIFRVLRRLRREADFDYFM; encoded by the coding sequence GAGGTGGAGGCCGACATCTTCTCCGACGGCCACGATGTCGTGCGCGCCTCGCTCCTGTGGCGCACGGCCGGGGAGAGCCAATGGCACGAGGTTCCCCTGACCTATGTCATCAATGACCGGTGGCGGGGCTCTTTCACGGTAAAAGAGCTTGCGCGGCATTATTACAGCATCCAGGCCTGGGTGGACCACACCGGCACCTGGTTTGAAGACATCCGCAAGAAGCAGCGGGCCGGGCAGGACATCAGGGTGGACCTCCTGGCCGGGGCGCGTCTTCTGGAGGAGGCCGCAGGAAGGGCCTCCGGCGAGGACGCCCGCACCCTTGGGGAGCACGCCCGATTCCTGAGGGACCACACCGACCCTGAGCGCGCCGTGGCCACCGCCCTCAGCGAGGAGGCCAGGGCCCTGGCCGAGAAGTATCCCGATAAGCGCTGGGCCTCGCTTTACGACAAGGAGCTTCCGGTGGAGGTGGACAGGAGAAAGGCCCTAGTCAGTGCGTGGTACGAGTTTTTCCCCCGCTCCTGCCCGGACACGGGGCACGCCCGCTTTGAGGACTGCGAGGCCCTCCTCCCCGAAATAGCCCGCATGGGGTTCGACATCATCTACCTGCCACCGGTGCACCCCATCGGAAAGAGCAAAAGAAAGGGGAAGAACAACGTACCGCTGGCCCAGTCCGGAGATCCCGGGAGCCCCTGGGCCATCGGCTCGGAGGAAGGGGGGCACAAGGACATAAACCCGGCCCTGGGCACGCTGGATGACTTCCGGCGTTTCGTGGAGAAAACCCGCCAGTACGGCCTTGAAGTGGCCATGGACCTTGCCTTTCAGTGCTCTCCGGACCACCCGTACGTCCGCGAGCACCCGGAGTGGTTCACATGGAGGCCGGACGGCTCTGTGCAGCACGCCGAGAACCCGCCGAAGAAGTACGAGGACATCATCCCCCTGAACTTCGAGAGCGAGAACTGGGAGGCTCTGTGGGAGGAGCTCAGAAGCGTCCTCCTGCACTGGGTCGGGCAGGGCATACGCATCTTCCGCGTGGATAACCCCCACACCAAGCCCTTCGGGTTCTGGCGATGGCTCATCGAGGACGTCAAGAAACGGTACCCGGAGACCATCTTCCTCTCGGAGGCGTTCACCCGCCCGAAGGTCATGTACCTCCTGGCCAAGATAGGCTTCACCCAGTCCTATACGTATTTCACCTGGCGGAACACGAGGGGCGAGATCGTGCAGTACCTCACCGACCTCACCCGCACCGAGGTCCGGGAGTTCCTCCGTCCGAACTTCTGGACGAACACTCCCGACATCCTTCCGGAAATCCTCCAGTACGGGGGCAGGTCGGCCTTCCTCATGCGGCTCGTCCTGGCGGCCACGCTGTCGTCCAGTTACGGCGTCTACGGGCCGCCCTTCGAGCTGACCGTCTCGGAGGCCATGCCGGGAAAGGAGGAGTACTTGGACTCCGAGAAGTACATGGTCAAGAAATGGGACTGGGACGCCCCGGGCAACATCAAGGATTTCATCGCCCAGATAAACCGCATCCGGCGGGACAACCCCGCGCTTCAGAGCACGCACAATGTCAGCTTCCACGAGACGGACAACGAGAAGCTCATCTTCTACATGAAGGTCGACGAGGAGATGACAAACATCCTGCTCATCGTCGTGAACCTCGACCCCTACAACGCCCAGAGCGGCAGAATCAGGGTGCCGGCCACGGAGCTCGAGCTCAGGCCCGAAAACCCCTACCTGGTGCACGACCTCATCAGCGACGAGAAGTACATCTGGTACGGGGAATGGAATTTCGTCCGGCTTGACCCCCGGCGCTCTCCCGCGCACATCTTCCGGGTGCTGAGGAGGCTCAGGAGGGAAGCGGACTTCGATTACTTCATGTGA